The Osmerus eperlanus chromosome 22, fOsmEpe2.1, whole genome shotgun sequence genome window below encodes:
- the rnf11a gene encoding RING finger protein 11a, whose protein sequence is MGNCLSSQGADDLSLLNESEASLPGEPPPPYQERAQVPVYHPTPSQTRLATQLTEEEQVRIAQRIGLIQHLPRGIFDPGSEPSDKKVKECVICMMDFEYGDPIRFLPCLHIYHVDCIDAWLMRSFTCPSCMEPVDAALLSTYETN, encoded by the exons ATGGGGAACTGTCTGTCTTCGCAAGGTGCCGATGACCTTTCTCTTTTGAACGAGTCGGAGGCCAGTTTACCAGGAGAGCCGCCGCCGCCTTACCAG GAGCGTGCCCAGGTCCCAGTGTACCACCCAACCCCCAGTCAGACCCGCCTGGCCACCCAGCTGACTGAGGAGGAGCAGGTCCGCATCGCCCAGCGCATCGGCCTCATCCAGCACCTCCCCAGGGGCATCTTTGATCCCGGATCAGAACCCTCGGACAAGAAAGTCAAAGA gtgtgtgatCTGCATGATGGACTTTGAGTACGGCGACCCCATCAGGTTCCTGCCCTGCCTGCACATCTACCACGTGGACTGCATCGACGCCTGGCTGATGCGCTCCTTCACCTGTCCCTCCTGCATGGAGCCCGTGGACGCCGCCCTGCTGTCCACATACGAAACCAACTGA
- the LOC134008872 gene encoding uncharacterized protein LOC134008872, with protein MADIHVKKSLYDDLWNDSFDIVQMILKADFLQGMASVRLSAERFMTFNLQDIYYLVKVTEMLAEMKGKPQTPPDLKTFFEKKYNSYQSFAASVLKKYCLKDASSIIPGLAISSYLQTYREAMKLDPIYFVVAMLPCVSLWPYLAQHLDIKKNTAYYEWKDENMHGDPRKVYQPLLDKYACSINQETATALFRKQMSHEQAFFMASVTASPANALVSVCRSTVDHRHIFMPFSY; from the exons ATGGCTG ACATCCATGTCAAGAAAAGTCTTTATGATGATCTCTGGAACGACAGCTTTGACATCGTTCAGATGATTCTGAAAGCGGACTTCCTGCAGGGCATGGCAAGCGTCAGGCTCTCAGCCGAGCGCTTCATGACCTTCAACCTGCAGGATATCTACTATTTAGTGAAGGTGACCGAGATGCTGGCGGAGATGAAGGGCAAACCTCAGACACCACCTGACCTCAAGAcattctttgagaaaaaatatAACAGTTACCAGAGCTTTGCTGCTTCTGTCCTGAAGAAGTATTGCCTCAAG GACGCATCCAGCATCATTCCTGGCCTGGCAATCTCCAGCTACTTGCAAACCTACAGGGAGGCAATGAAGTTGGACCCCATCTACTTTGTTGTGGCCATGCTGCcttgtgtgagtctgtggcCATACCTGGCCCAACACCTGGACATCAAGAAGAACACGGCTTACTACGAATGGAAAGATGAAAACATGCACGGCGACCCAAGAAAGGTGTACCAACCCCTGCTGGACAAGTACGCCTGCAGCATCAACCAGGAAACAGCCACGGCTCTCTTCAGAAAGCAAATGAGCCACGAGCAGGCATTCTTTATGGCATCCGTCACAGCTAGTCCTGCTAATGCGTTAGTCAGTGTGTGTCGGTCAACTGTGGATCATAGACACATTTTCATGCCATTCTCTTACTAG